In Gossypium arboreum isolate Shixiya-1 chromosome 5, ASM2569848v2, whole genome shotgun sequence, a single genomic region encodes these proteins:
- the LOC108465750 gene encoding putative disease resistance RPP13-like protein 1 isoform X2: MISKIKEITGRLNSLNTRRSSLGLSEIMSQGATSKGKKPRLQPTSLMDGAVEYVGRANEKQEMLELLKINNSDGVCVISIVGMGGMGKTTLAQLVYNDASIKESFDHKAWVCVSDEFDAVNITKTILQSIISEPCAYNDLNLLQVKLKEKLSGKRFLLVLDDIWNESSTDWTILRAPFGAGTKIIVTTRLEKVSSNVDSVKAFYLDKLSHPDCLFIFAQHALKARNFDGHLQFKEVGENIVKKCNGLPLAAKAIGSLLRTVKDHSEWEKIYESEIWNLPEDPCGIIPALRLSYHYLPPHLKRCFAYCSIFPKDYEFEEEEIILLWRAEGFLQPKAKSQAKCLGNQYFQDLVSRSYFQISSKDKSRFVMHDLMSDLAQLVAGEMCCGLGGEKQQKFSHRSRHFAFVSDDRYHIVKKFEAFY; the protein is encoded by the coding sequence ATGATTTCAAAGATAAAAGAAATCACCGGTAGACTGAATAGTTTGAACACTCGAAGAAGTAGTTTGGGGTTGAGTGAGATCATGTCTCAAGGCGCAACTTCCAAGGGAAAGAAACCCAGGCTGCAACCAACTTCCTTGATGGATGGAGCTGTAGAGTATGTTGGTAGAGCCAATGAGAAGCAAGAAATGCTTGAGTTGCTCAAAATTAACAACTCAGATGGAGTTTGCGTCATTTCCATTGTTGGCATGGGAGGGATGGGGAAAACAACTCTTGCTCAGCTTGTTTACAATGATGCCAGCATTAAGGAGTCTTTTGATCACAAGGCCTGGGTATGTGTTTCTGATGAATTTGATGCAGTTAATATAACTAAGACAATTTTACAGTCCATCATTTCTGAGCCATGCGCTTACAATGACCTGAATTTACTTCAAGTCAAGTTGAAGGAGAAGTTGTCAGGAAAAAGGTTCTTGCTGGTTTTAGATGACATTTGGAACGAGAGTTCCACTGATTGGACGATCTTACGGGCTCCTTTTGGAGCAGGAACCAAGATTATTGTAACAACTCGACTTGAAAAGGTTTCATCTAATGTGGATTCGGTGAAAGCTTTTTACTTGGATAAACTCTCGCATCCTGATTGTTTATTCATATTTGCTCAGCATGCATTGAAAGCAAGAAACTTTGATGGGCATCTCCAATTTAAAGAAGTTGGAGAGAACATAGTGAAAAAGTGCAACGGCTTACCTTTGGCAGCAAAAGCTATTGGAAGCTTATTACGCACAGTTAAGGATCATAGTGAATGGGAAAAAATATATGAGAGCGAGATATGGAACCTACCAGAAGATCCATGTGGCATAATTCCTGCTTTGCGATTAAGCTATCATTATCTTCCTCCGCATCTGAAACGATGCTTTGCATACTGCTCCATATTTCCTAAAGATTATGAATTCGAAGAAGAAGAGATAATCTTGTTATGGAGGGCAGAAGGTTTCCTGCAACCAAAAGCTAAAAGTCAAGCCAAATGTCTTGGAAACCAATATTTTCAAGACCTAGTGTCAAGGTCATATTTCCAAATATCTAGTAAAGATAAATCCCGTTTCGTGATGCATGATCTTATGAGTGATTTAGCTCAATTAGTTGCAGGAGAAATGTGTTGCGGACTGGGGGGTGAAAAGCAACAAAAGTTTTCGCATCGTTCTCGTCACTTTGCTTTTGTTAGCGATGATCGGTATCACATTGTAAAGAAGTTTGAAGCATTTTATTAA
- the LOC108465750 gene encoding putative disease resistance protein RGA1 isoform X1, which produces MPSGFDQLTKLQTLSNFVIGKGDGHLIRELKNLSNLRGNFRLSGLENVNGRDAREVKLNEKPGIDGLELHWSTDLENYTRKKEVEEQVLDVLCPQKKLEQLIIENYGGAKFSSWVADSSFKNLSSLKLYNCKNCKSLPSVGRLPLLKDLSIIGFHEVQKIGVEFFGENELKPFASLEILSFESLPNWKEWDTCGGDEKVLKFSILREISIVDCPQLLGRLPTHVSSLQKLEILTCTSLVVSISSFPSLCGLRIEGCAELVDDCSSSAKEVSSLQILSLSNISKFNIPVDRIKLRFGNSEHFRICGWKELESLSQHGLSLIGHRSIAVWCCPQLHSLETEEAELQPDKVSRVESLWIYSCERLNRLPKVLHELTFLTVMNISGCPGLVSFAKNILPPNLKKLEITNCKNLEYLVDEKEDNKSMNSTLCLLQDLEIQMCPCLKSLSSKGHKNICNQLQLLRIRGCLKLSCLFSNTKLPTTLKSLDIDRCPELECIAQEFDETACLESMLIECSGIKSLPRGLDKLIHLQEIRLRECSNLVSIEERGLLTVATNLRAFSVDGCGNFGALPKCMVSNISLRKLCVFNCSADISFPSESFPANLTSLDISNAPKIYRSLVEWGFHRLTSLQELTIGGGGCSNVVSFPEEGIGMMLPPSLTFIGVLDFENLEFMFSEGFQDLASLRTLRMVNCPKLSSLPEKEMLLSLGYLYIYNCPLLEEECSSDKGREWSKISHIPRVRIVYKNVIPRESD; this is translated from the coding sequence ATGCCCTCTGGATTTGATCAGCTAACCAAACTTCAAACATTATCTAATTTTGTTATAGGGAAAGGTGATGGACATCTTATTAGAGAATTGAAAAATTTGTCAAACCTTAGAGGTAATTTTCGTCTTTCTGGGTTGGAGAATGTTAATGGTCGAGATGCGAGGGAAGTTAAGTTAAATGAGAAGCCAGGGATTGATGGGTTAGAACTACATTGGAGTACAGACTTGGAGAATTATACAAGGAAAAAAGAAGTTGAAGAGCAGGTGTTGGACGTTCTTTGTCCTCAGAAAAAGCTTGAGCAACTCATTATTGAGAATTACGGTGGTGCAAAATTCTCATCTTGGGTAGCAGATTCTTCCTTCAAGAATTTGTCGTCTTTGAAGCTTTACAATTGTAAAAATTGCAAATCACTACCATCAGTTGGAAGGTTGCCATTGTTAAAAGATCTTTCAATTATTGGTTTCCATGAGGTACAAAAGATTGGTGTTGAGTTCTTTGGAGAAAATGAATTGAAGCCATTTGCATCATTAGAGATTCTGTCTTTTGAGAGTCTTCCAAACTGGAAGGAGTGGGACACTTGTGGAGGAGACGAGAAGGTTTTGAAATTCTCCATCCTCCGTGAAATTTCAATCGTAGATTGTCCTCAATTGTTGGGAAGGTTGCCTACCCATGTTTCCTCCTTGCAGAAACTTGAAATTCTTACATGTACGAGTTTGGTAGTTTCGATATCAAGTTTCCCATCACTGTGTGGATTAAGGATAGAAGGGTGTGCAGAACTGGTGGATGATTGCTCTTCTTCTGCAAAGGAGGTTTCCTCTTTGCAAATTCTTTCTCTTTCTAACATTTCAAAGTTTAATATTCCAGTAGATAGGATAAAGTTGAGGTTTGGGAACTCAGAACACTTTAGGATTTGTGGTTGGAAGGAGTTGGAATCTTTATCGCAGCATGGGTTAAGTTTAATTGGACATCGTTCCATTGCAGTTTGGTGTTGTCCTCAACTGCACTCTTTGGAAACTGAGGAAGCCGAATTGCAACCTGACAAGGTTTCACGTGTTGAATCTCTGTGGATATATAGCTGTGAAAGACTCAATAGACTGCCAAAAGTCTTACATGAGCTCACATTCCTTACAGTGATGAACATTTCTGGCTGTCCAGGCTTGGTTTCTTTTGCAAAGAATATCTTACCTCCTAATTTAAAAAAGCTGGAAATTACAAACTGTAAGAATTTGGAGTATTTGGTTGATGAAAAAGAAGATAATAAGAGTATGAATAGTACCCTCTGTCTTCTTCAGGACTTGGAAATACAAATGTGTCCATGTCTAAAGTCTTTGTCATCGAAGGGGCACAAAAATATTTGCAATCAGCTTCAACTTCTCCGAATTAGGGGCTGCTTAAAGCTGAGTTGCCTATTTTCAAACACCAAGTTACCCACAACGCTTAAGTCTCTGGATATTGATAGATGTCCAGAGTTGGAATGCATAGCCCAAGAGTTTGACGAAACCGCTTGCCTTGAATCTATGCTAATTGAATGTTCTGGAATTAAATCTCTACCACGAGGGCTAGACAAGCTCATCCATCTCCAGGAGATTCGATTGAGAGAGTGTTCAAATTTGGTTTCTATTGAGGAACGTGGGTTGCTTACAGTTGCCACCAACCTCAGAGCTTTCTCAGTTGATGGTTGTGGAAATTTTGGAGCCCTTCCAAAGTGCATGGTCAGCAACATCTCCCTTAGAAAATTATGTGTGTTCAACTGTTCAGCTGACATATCATTTCCATCGGAGAGTTTCCCTGCCAATCTCACATCACTAGACATCTCAAATGCACCCAAAATTTATAGGTCGCTCGTGGAATGGGGATTCCATAGACTCACCTCTCTTCAAGAATTGACCATCGGAGGTGGAGGATGCTCAAACGTGGTGTCCTTCCCAGAAGAAGGGATTGGAATGATGCTGCCTCCTTCTCTAACCTTTATCGGCGTTTTAGATTTTGAGAACCTGGAATTTATGTTCTCCGAGGGCTTTCAAGACCTCGCCTCTCTTCGAACATTGCGAATGGTGAATTGTCCCAAGCTATCATCACTTCCGGAAAAAGAAATGCTTCTCTCGCTTGGTTATTTATATATTTACAATTGTCCGTTGCTGGAAGAAGAGTGCTCAAGCGATAAAGGACGAGAGTGGTCTAAGATTTCCCACATACCTCGCGTTCGTATTGTTTATAAAAATGTCATCCCGAGGGAATCAGATTGA